A region from the Kribbella shirazensis genome encodes:
- a CDS encoding S8 family serine peptidase: MNHPNLRRRAALLVGAALITTALVAPPGSATPGTAASSPSISSRLTFAPGRYVVTLADKPLATYQGGVTGLKATKPAAGRKVEVNSTTGKAYRAYLTSKHAQVAAKVGATIDQDYSTTLNGFAAALTSKQVNELTKTPGVVSVVPDQLHVALDDRNPTDFLKLSGQNGVWNKLGGTATAGRGVVVGVIDTGIWPESESLSGPELGTEPPTAADPYRPYLSGSTTVMEKADGSTFTGTCETGEDFTADLCNTKLISAKYFGDGWLSLVPPERRADYVSPRDGEGHGTHTATTAAGRADVDVVLGGRDLGKVTGVAPAAKIAVYKALWTGKEANETGGLTSDLVAAIDQAVADGVDVINYSVGSIIESPATDPVQLAFLSAASAGVFVSAAGGNSGPDASTLDNTSPWVTTVGATTVAPWNGTVVLGNGQKYSGVSTTVSTATGSKPLVNGAAVKNANASDADALICLANTLDPSKTAGKIVVCDRGVSARVDKSAEVQRAGGVGMVLLNLFDQDVVGDSHVVPTVHLNAPGALSVKSYATHADATAELVPGNQTGTATPYPQMADFSSRGPSLASKGNLLKPDLAAPGVNVLAAVAPHTNGGQNYAFLSGTSMAAPHVAGLAALYLAKHPDWSPMAVKSALMTTAGNVLTSTGAVNTNPFDAGAGEVQPSKMLEPGLVYDSGDTDWLGYLEGTGVKTGTGVPAINPSDYNAPSIAVGQLLGTQTITRRVTAVTPGLYRATVSVPGMKAVVTPSILSFSRAGETKTFKVKLTLDTGDSGTSTNGWLTWQGAGKSVRSPIVVVPTSVLAPTAASGTGASGSTSFTATVGKAGVPIRSYGVVSAPLVPGAVPAGAADADLPDYPVTVTAQTKAVQWNIKTVDSAGSIWLVLYRVVNGQMQLLSFIGDGSNQASASLAAPTPGVWGVLAITLSNPPGASTTEYTMQTNVVTASTGNSLQVTPSVAPAAFKPFQVTASWFGLPTDRRSTGFVEFPNRTGTVVTIN, translated from the coding sequence GTGAACCATCCCAACCTGCGTCGGCGCGCCGCCCTACTGGTAGGCGCCGCGCTGATCACCACCGCCTTGGTGGCTCCACCAGGCTCCGCGACTCCCGGAACGGCCGCGTCATCACCATCCATCAGTAGCCGTCTCACCTTCGCACCTGGGCGGTACGTCGTCACGCTGGCCGACAAGCCACTCGCGACGTACCAGGGCGGCGTGACCGGACTCAAGGCCACCAAACCCGCAGCAGGCCGGAAGGTCGAGGTCAACAGCACCACCGGGAAGGCATACCGCGCCTACCTGACCAGCAAGCACGCACAGGTCGCAGCCAAGGTCGGAGCGACGATCGACCAGGACTACTCGACCACACTGAACGGCTTTGCCGCTGCCTTGACCTCCAAGCAGGTCAACGAGCTCACCAAGACCCCAGGCGTGGTGTCCGTCGTACCCGACCAGCTGCACGTTGCCCTTGACGACCGCAACCCGACCGACTTCCTCAAGCTGTCCGGCCAGAACGGTGTCTGGAACAAGCTCGGCGGTACGGCGACCGCGGGCCGAGGTGTCGTAGTAGGTGTGATCGACACGGGCATCTGGCCCGAGAGCGAGTCCCTGTCCGGCCCCGAGCTCGGTACCGAACCGCCAACGGCAGCTGATCCGTACCGCCCGTACCTGTCCGGTTCGACGACCGTGATGGAGAAGGCGGACGGTAGTACCTTCACCGGAACCTGCGAGACCGGCGAGGACTTCACCGCAGACCTCTGCAACACCAAGCTGATCAGTGCGAAGTACTTCGGCGACGGCTGGCTCAGCCTGGTTCCCCCGGAGCGGCGTGCCGACTACGTGTCGCCGCGTGACGGCGAGGGCCACGGCACCCACACCGCGACCACCGCGGCCGGCCGTGCCGACGTGGACGTCGTCCTCGGCGGCCGCGACCTGGGCAAGGTCACCGGTGTCGCGCCGGCGGCCAAGATCGCCGTGTACAAGGCACTGTGGACCGGCAAAGAAGCCAACGAGACAGGCGGTCTGACCTCCGACCTCGTCGCCGCGATCGACCAGGCCGTGGCCGACGGCGTCGACGTCATCAACTACTCGGTCGGCTCGATCATCGAGTCTCCGGCCACCGATCCGGTCCAGCTGGCGTTCCTGTCCGCTGCTTCGGCCGGTGTCTTCGTCTCCGCCGCCGGCGGCAACTCAGGTCCGGACGCCTCGACCCTCGACAACACCTCGCCCTGGGTGACCACAGTCGGAGCCACCACGGTCGCGCCGTGGAACGGGACTGTGGTGCTCGGCAACGGCCAGAAGTACTCCGGTGTCAGTACTACGGTGTCGACGGCGACCGGCAGCAAGCCGCTCGTCAACGGAGCTGCCGTCAAGAACGCGAATGCCAGCGACGCAGACGCACTCATCTGCCTGGCGAACACGCTGGACCCGAGCAAGACCGCCGGCAAGATCGTCGTCTGCGACCGCGGCGTCAGTGCGCGCGTGGACAAGTCTGCCGAAGTACAGCGCGCCGGTGGCGTCGGGATGGTGCTGCTGAACCTCTTCGACCAGGACGTGGTCGGCGACTCCCACGTCGTACCGACTGTGCACCTCAACGCACCAGGGGCTCTGTCGGTGAAGTCGTACGCGACACACGCAGATGCGACCGCTGAGCTCGTCCCTGGCAACCAGACCGGCACTGCTACGCCGTACCCGCAGATGGCCGACTTCTCGTCGCGTGGTCCGTCGCTGGCGAGCAAGGGGAACCTGCTGAAGCCCGACCTCGCTGCACCGGGCGTCAACGTGCTGGCGGCCGTGGCTCCGCATACCAACGGTGGCCAGAACTACGCGTTCCTCTCGGGCACGTCGATGGCTGCACCGCACGTGGCCGGCCTGGCGGCGCTCTACCTGGCGAAGCACCCGGACTGGTCACCCATGGCGGTCAAGTCGGCACTGATGACGACTGCTGGGAACGTGCTGACCTCTACTGGTGCTGTCAACACCAACCCGTTCGACGCCGGTGCCGGTGAGGTGCAGCCGTCGAAGATGCTGGAGCCGGGCCTCGTCTACGACTCGGGTGACACGGACTGGCTGGGCTACCTGGAGGGCACCGGCGTCAAGACCGGCACCGGCGTACCCGCCATCAACCCCAGTGACTACAACGCTCCGTCGATCGCGGTCGGGCAGTTGCTGGGTACCCAGACGATCACGCGACGAGTGACCGCTGTGACTCCGGGCCTGTACCGGGCGACCGTTTCGGTGCCGGGCATGAAGGCAGTGGTGACACCGTCGATCCTGTCCTTCAGCAGGGCCGGTGAGACCAAGACGTTCAAGGTGAAACTCACGCTGGACACAGGTGACTCCGGTACGTCCACCAACGGCTGGCTGACCTGGCAGGGTGCCGGCAAGTCGGTACGCAGCCCGATCGTCGTCGTACCCACGTCCGTGCTCGCACCGACCGCAGCGTCCGGCACTGGCGCTTCCGGCTCCACGTCGTTCACAGCCACGGTCGGCAAGGCCGGTGTACCGATCCGGTCGTACGGCGTCGTGTCAGCTCCCCTGGTGCCCGGCGCAGTACCGGCAGGTGCTGCGGATGCAGACCTGCCCGACTACCCGGTGACGGTCACCGCACAGACCAAGGCGGTGCAGTGGAACATCAAGACCGTCGACTCGGCCGGGAGCATCTGGCTGGTGCTCTACAGGGTCGTGAACGGCCAGATGCAGCTGCTGTCGTTCATCGGTGACGGCTCGAACCAGGCGTCGGCCAGTCTGGCTGCACCGACCCCCGGCGTGTGGGGCGTGCTGGCGATCACCCTGTCCAACCCGCCGGGCGCCAGTACGACGGAGTACACGATGCAGACGAACGTCGTGACCGCGTCGACCGGCAACTCGCTGCAGGTGACGCCGTCGGTGGCACCCGCCGCGTTCAAGCCGTTCCAGGTGACGGCCTCGTGGTTCGGGCTTCCGACCGACAGGCGCTCCACCGGCTTCGTCGAGTTCCCGAACCGGACCGGGACGGTGGTGACGATCAACTAG
- a CDS encoding methyltransferase domain-containing protein, which translates to MSDIDWGKGTYETTAADLLPAARELVDAAGIKPGEHVIDIGAGTGNVALLAADRGARVTAVEPAARLREVIQEVSGERDLTVVDGTAANIPLPDGSADVVLSNFGIIFAPDPAAAITELARVAKPSSRILLTSWLPGVMGKLVGPVIGAVREVVGGDNPAAGRIDWHDPEALSAVLSPHGYQLSTTTLEVAIVTASAEDYWETRVANHPLGVTTFPLLERAGRLDEVRARLLQTLTDNWTTPTGEVRIPAQYLLATAVR; encoded by the coding sequence GTGAGCGATATCGACTGGGGCAAGGGCACGTACGAGACGACCGCGGCCGACTTGTTGCCGGCGGCACGGGAACTGGTGGACGCCGCCGGGATCAAGCCCGGCGAGCACGTGATCGACATCGGCGCCGGGACCGGCAACGTCGCCCTGCTCGCCGCGGACCGTGGAGCACGAGTGACCGCGGTCGAGCCGGCCGCCCGGCTGCGCGAGGTGATCCAGGAGGTGTCCGGCGAGCGGGACCTGACCGTCGTCGACGGCACCGCCGCGAACATCCCCTTGCCGGACGGGTCGGCGGACGTCGTCCTGTCCAACTTCGGCATCATCTTCGCGCCGGATCCGGCCGCCGCCATCACCGAGCTGGCCCGCGTGGCGAAACCCTCCAGCAGGATCCTCCTGACCAGCTGGCTGCCCGGCGTGATGGGCAAGCTCGTCGGTCCTGTCATCGGCGCCGTCCGTGAGGTCGTCGGCGGCGACAATCCCGCCGCCGGCCGGATCGACTGGCACGACCCCGAGGCCCTGTCCGCAGTGCTGTCCCCACACGGTTATCAGCTCTCCACGACAACTCTGGAAGTGGCCATCGTCACCGCCTCCGCGGAGGACTACTGGGAGACCCGTGTCGCCAACCACCCGCTCGGCGTCACGACCTTCCCGTTGCTGGAGCGCGCGGGCCGCCTGGACGAGGTACGGGCCCGCTTGCTTCAGACGCTGACCGACAACTGGACCACTCCGACCGGCGAGGTCCGCATCCCCGCGCAGTACCTGTTGGCAACTGCCGTGCGCTGA
- a CDS encoding chitinase — protein sequence MRWLAVVLGLLLTSVAVPAQATAEPAKHALIGYLHASFANGSGYVRMADVPAEWDIINLAFGEPTSVTSGDIRFNRCPASECPNVESDAEFLAAIRTKQAEGKKVLISIGGANGQVQLTSTAARDAFVNSVSAIIDRYGLDGLDIDFEGHSLYLDAGDTDFRNPTTPVIVNLISALRTLKAKDGSDFVLSMAPETFFVQVGYQFYGGSNGGDNRTGSYLPVIHALRDSLTVLHVQDYNSGPVMGLDNQYHTMGGADFHIAMTDMVKAGFPVANTGQTFPGLRDDQIGFGLPAAVSAGNGYTAPAAVHQALDCLVKGQNCGGYSLRGGTSPGFRGLMTWSINWDRYYNWEFQDSHAPYLDSLP from the coding sequence ATGCGATGGCTTGCCGTAGTTCTCGGACTCCTGCTGACCAGTGTTGCCGTTCCGGCGCAGGCTACGGCGGAGCCGGCGAAGCATGCGCTGATCGGGTACCTGCACGCGAGCTTCGCCAACGGATCCGGGTACGTGCGGATGGCCGACGTACCCGCGGAGTGGGACATCATCAATCTGGCCTTCGGTGAACCGACGAGCGTCACCTCGGGGGACATCCGCTTCAACCGGTGTCCCGCGTCCGAGTGCCCGAACGTGGAGAGCGATGCGGAGTTCCTGGCCGCCATCCGCACCAAGCAGGCCGAGGGGAAGAAGGTCCTGATCTCCATCGGCGGTGCGAACGGTCAGGTGCAGTTGACCAGTACTGCGGCCCGCGACGCGTTCGTGAATTCGGTCAGCGCGATCATCGACCGCTACGGCCTGGACGGGCTCGACATCGACTTCGAAGGCCACTCCCTCTACCTCGATGCGGGCGACACCGACTTCCGCAACCCGACCACCCCGGTGATCGTGAACCTCATCTCGGCGCTGCGGACGCTCAAGGCGAAGGACGGCTCGGACTTCGTGCTGTCGATGGCGCCGGAGACGTTCTTCGTGCAGGTCGGCTACCAGTTCTACGGTGGCTCGAACGGCGGCGACAACCGCACCGGTTCCTACCTGCCCGTCATTCACGCGCTCCGGGACTCGCTGACCGTGCTGCACGTCCAGGACTACAACTCGGGACCGGTCATGGGGCTGGACAACCAGTACCACACCATGGGCGGCGCGGACTTCCACATCGCCATGACCGACATGGTCAAGGCCGGCTTCCCGGTGGCGAACACCGGCCAGACGTTCCCGGGACTGCGCGACGACCAGATCGGTTTCGGGCTCCCGGCGGCGGTCAGCGCAGGCAACGGCTACACCGCCCCGGCAGCCGTGCACCAGGCGCTCGACTGTCTGGTGAAGGGCCAGAACTGCGGTGGCTACAGCCTCCGCGGCGGTACTTCGCCCGGGTTCCGCGGCCTGATGACGTGGTCGATCAACTGGGACCGCTACTACAACTGGGAGTTCCAGGACAGCCACGCGCCGTACCTCGACTCTCTGCCGTGA
- a CDS encoding FAD-dependent oxidoreductase, translated as MTASTTRPVILTVDDDPGVSRSIARDLRRRYGEANRIVRAENPAQALDALKELKLRGEPVALLLADYRMPQMSGIEFLEAAMDLFPLARRVLLTAYADTDAAIQAINVVDLDHYLLKPWNPPEEKLYPVVDAMLDLWRSTPEPSGDETRVIGHRWSAPSFAARDFLARNAVPYRWLNVEDDEAKRLLDAAEVDGTTLPVVITPDATVMVAPSEAELAQKVGLSTAPAKDFYDLVVVGGGPAGLGAAVYGASEGLRTVLVEQLATGGQAGQSSRIENYLGFPDGVSGAQLTDRARRQAVRFGAELLTTRQVVGLETLGNARRLRFADGSEISAHSVILATGVSYRTLQAPGVDDLCGRGIYYGSATTEGPACSGAEVYIIGGANSAGQAAVYFSRHAKRVHMLVRGPSLTATMSSYLIDQIDGIDNIDVHTCTQVVSCKGSEHLERLTLLNSETGESREVDTEWMFVFIGAAPRTDWLPGDLLRDERGFVLTGPDLHGKPAGWPLEREPYHLETSMPGVFAAGDVRAESVKRVASAVGDGAMAVTLVHRYLEML; from the coding sequence ATGACAGCGTCAACGACCCGCCCGGTGATCCTCACCGTCGACGACGATCCCGGCGTTTCCCGGTCGATTGCCCGTGACCTCCGCCGCCGGTACGGCGAGGCGAACCGCATCGTCCGGGCGGAGAACCCGGCGCAGGCGCTCGACGCGCTGAAGGAGCTCAAACTCAGGGGCGAGCCGGTGGCCCTGCTGCTGGCCGACTACCGGATGCCCCAGATGTCCGGCATCGAGTTCCTCGAGGCCGCGATGGACCTGTTCCCGCTCGCCCGCCGGGTGCTGCTGACGGCGTACGCCGACACGGACGCGGCGATCCAGGCGATCAACGTGGTCGACCTCGACCACTACCTGCTCAAGCCGTGGAACCCGCCGGAGGAGAAGCTGTATCCGGTGGTCGACGCGATGCTCGACCTGTGGCGGTCGACCCCGGAGCCGTCCGGCGACGAGACCCGGGTGATCGGTCACCGCTGGTCGGCGCCGTCGTTCGCGGCCCGCGACTTCCTCGCCCGGAACGCCGTGCCGTACCGCTGGCTGAACGTCGAGGACGACGAGGCCAAGCGGCTGCTCGACGCGGCCGAGGTCGACGGTACGACGCTGCCGGTCGTGATCACGCCCGACGCCACCGTGATGGTCGCGCCGTCCGAGGCCGAGCTGGCGCAGAAGGTCGGGCTGTCGACGGCGCCGGCGAAGGACTTCTACGACCTGGTCGTGGTCGGCGGCGGCCCGGCCGGTCTGGGTGCCGCGGTGTACGGCGCCAGCGAAGGCCTGCGGACCGTGCTGGTCGAGCAGTTGGCGACCGGCGGCCAGGCCGGTCAGTCGAGCCGCATCGAGAACTACCTGGGCTTCCCGGACGGGGTGTCCGGCGCGCAGCTGACCGATCGCGCGCGGCGGCAGGCGGTCCGTTTCGGGGCCGAGCTGCTGACGACCCGGCAGGTCGTCGGGCTGGAGACGCTCGGCAACGCGCGCCGGCTGCGGTTCGCCGACGGGAGCGAGATCTCGGCGCACTCGGTGATCCTGGCGACCGGCGTCTCGTACCGGACGCTCCAGGCGCCCGGTGTCGACGATCTGTGCGGGCGCGGGATCTACTACGGCTCGGCGACCACCGAGGGGCCGGCATGTTCCGGCGCCGAGGTGTACATCATCGGCGGGGCGAACTCCGCCGGTCAGGCCGCTGTCTATTTCTCCAGGCATGCGAAACGCGTGCATATGCTGGTGAGAGGACCATCGCTCACCGCGACGATGTCGTCGTACCTCATCGACCAGATCGACGGGATCGACAACATCGACGTGCACACCTGTACGCAGGTCGTGTCCTGCAAGGGCTCGGAGCACCTGGAGCGTCTCACCCTGCTGAACAGCGAGACCGGGGAGAGCCGGGAGGTGGACACGGAATGGATGTTCGTATTCATCGGCGCGGCACCGCGGACGGACTGGCTGCCCGGTGACCTGCTCCGCGACGAGCGTGGCTTCGTCCTCACCGGTCCCGACCTGCACGGCAAGCCCGCCGGCTGGCCGTTGGAGCGGGAGCCGTACCACCTGGAAACGAGCATGCCGGGCGTGTTCGCCGCCGGCGACGTACGGGCCGAGTCGGTGAAGCGGGTGGCCTCGGCGGTCGGCGACGGAGCGATGGCCGTGACACTGGTGCACCGATACCTGGAGATGCTCTGA
- a CDS encoding ATP-binding protein: MTEKTAEPRRLTPDELRTLFLFESLNEEQLQWLSQSGYVESVHDGTVFNEGDEATCCYVLLSGELRLCKLSHGELVEINRTGQRGVYAGAFNAFFGAADHKSYTATMQVTQPSEFFVVSAETMATMMNTWFPMAVHLIEGFVMGMRRTNETLGERERLLALGSLSAGLTHELNNPAAAAVRAAATLRQRVSGMRSKLAMLADGTLDATKLHQIVELQDDAVERLEKNKDKDLPPMELSDREDTLTDWLDDHDVQASWDVAPVLASAGLDVPWMEDVLAAVGPKYLEGAVRWLMYTIDTESLMNEIDDSVTRISTLVGAAKQYSQIDRAPYQTVDLRELLKSTLVMMSGKLQGYEIVKDFDPELPAIPAYAAELNQVWTNIIDNAVSAMAGSGTLTIRTRRDGAYAVVEIGDTGPGIPEEIRRRIFEPFFTTKPIGEGTGLGLDISWRIVVKKHHGDLRVESEPGRTVFKIVLPLDPERELESDPALLS, from the coding sequence ATGACCGAGAAGACCGCGGAGCCGCGACGGCTGACCCCGGACGAGCTGCGCACGCTGTTCCTCTTCGAGAGCCTCAACGAGGAGCAGCTGCAGTGGCTCTCGCAGTCCGGGTACGTCGAGAGCGTGCACGACGGCACGGTCTTCAACGAGGGCGACGAAGCCACCTGTTGCTACGTGCTGCTGTCCGGTGAGCTGCGGCTGTGCAAGCTGTCGCACGGTGAGCTGGTCGAGATCAACCGGACCGGCCAGCGCGGGGTGTACGCCGGTGCGTTCAACGCGTTCTTCGGCGCCGCCGACCACAAGTCGTACACGGCGACGATGCAGGTGACCCAGCCGTCGGAGTTCTTCGTCGTCAGCGCCGAGACGATGGCGACGATGATGAACACCTGGTTCCCGATGGCGGTGCACCTGATCGAGGGCTTCGTGATGGGCATGCGGCGGACCAACGAGACGCTGGGGGAGCGCGAGCGGCTGCTCGCCCTTGGCTCGTTGTCCGCGGGGCTGACCCATGAGCTGAACAACCCGGCCGCCGCGGCGGTCCGCGCCGCGGCGACCCTGCGGCAGCGCGTCTCCGGGATGCGGTCGAAGCTCGCGATGCTCGCTGACGGCACGCTCGACGCGACCAAGCTGCACCAGATCGTCGAACTGCAGGACGACGCGGTCGAGCGGCTGGAGAAGAACAAGGACAAGGACCTCCCGCCGATGGAGCTGTCCGACCGCGAGGACACGCTCACCGACTGGCTCGACGACCACGACGTGCAGGCGAGCTGGGATGTGGCGCCGGTGCTGGCCTCGGCCGGGCTGGACGTCCCGTGGATGGAGGACGTGCTGGCGGCGGTCGGGCCGAAGTACCTCGAAGGCGCCGTGCGGTGGCTGATGTACACGATCGACACCGAGTCGCTGATGAACGAGATCGACGACTCCGTCACCCGGATCTCGACACTTGTTGGTGCTGCCAAGCAGTACTCGCAGATCGACAGGGCGCCGTACCAGACCGTCGATCTGCGGGAGCTGCTGAAGTCGACGCTGGTGATGATGTCGGGCAAGCTGCAGGGGTACGAGATCGTCAAGGACTTCGATCCCGAGCTGCCCGCGATCCCGGCGTACGCCGCCGAGCTCAACCAGGTGTGGACGAACATCATCGACAACGCGGTGAGCGCGATGGCCGGCTCCGGGACGCTGACGATCCGGACACGCCGGGACGGTGCCTACGCGGTCGTCGAGATCGGCGACACCGGGCCCGGCATCCCGGAGGAGATCCGGCGGCGCATCTTCGAGCCGTTCTTCACCACCAAGCCGATCGGTGAGGGTACCGGCCTGGGCCTCGACATCTCGTGGCGGATCGTCGTGAAGAAACACCACGGCGACCTCCGCGTCGAATCGGAACCGGGCCGCACGGTCTTCAAGATCGTCCTCCCGCTCGATCCCGAACGCGAACTGGAATCCGACCCGGCCCTGCTGTCGTAA
- a CDS encoding phosphotransferase has protein sequence MVPVSDRLPGGFDQGAELVDGTVRRTPGPWTRSVQALLAHLEAAGFDGAPRPLGFDAAGREVVSFLDGQTVGTTRPWPAWTHSDAALADVATWLRQYHTAVADFVPPASSYWREGGAWRPGQIIAHNDAAPYNAVWNDTGLVGFVDWDMAGPTTPELDAAWVAFSWIPFHASHVIAAEGFTDLGSRPRRLELFLRTYNWQGTTRDFADLIAARISHQLSVVTSNADGGDPTYRKIVAAGRAHDLEVALDELRASGLAT, from the coding sequence ATGGTTCCCGTGTCCGATCGGTTGCCGGGTGGGTTCGACCAGGGTGCGGAGCTGGTCGACGGCACAGTGCGTCGTACGCCGGGACCGTGGACGCGATCGGTTCAGGCGCTGCTCGCCCACCTGGAAGCAGCTGGATTCGACGGTGCGCCGCGGCCGCTCGGCTTCGACGCCGCAGGGCGCGAGGTGGTCAGCTTCCTCGACGGACAGACCGTCGGTACGACGAGGCCGTGGCCGGCCTGGACCCACAGCGACGCGGCGTTGGCCGACGTCGCGACTTGGCTGCGCCAGTACCACACCGCCGTCGCGGACTTCGTTCCACCGGCATCGTCGTACTGGCGCGAAGGCGGCGCCTGGCGACCTGGCCAGATCATCGCTCACAACGACGCTGCGCCGTACAACGCGGTGTGGAACGACACCGGCCTGGTCGGCTTCGTCGACTGGGACATGGCCGGCCCCACCACTCCCGAGCTCGACGCCGCCTGGGTCGCTTTCTCGTGGATCCCGTTCCACGCGTCCCACGTGATCGCCGCCGAGGGTTTCACCGACCTCGGCTCGCGGCCTCGCCGGCTGGAGCTCTTCCTCCGGACCTACAACTGGCAGGGCACGACCCGAGACTTCGCGGACCTGATCGCCGCTCGCATTTCCCACCAGCTGTCGGTCGTGACGAGCAACGCCGACGGAGGCGACCCGACGTACCGGAAGATCGTCGCCGCCGGACGCGCCCACGATCTCGAAGTGGCCCTCGACGAGCTTCGCGCCTCGGGGCTGGCGACCTGA
- a CDS encoding sugar kinase — translation MTDLLTLGETMVSVRTARPMRLGGDAHLSIAGSESNVAIGVARLGHDVTWLSAVGNDEPGRLIQRTLRAENVDPRIRFADDAFTGFIAFDQPSHDITRVSYHRRGSAASTLTPEETTAAVTALTPTLLHVTGITPALSDSARAATLAAVRTASTGSTQVSLDVNYRARLWPRAEAAAALRELLPHVHTVFASDDELDLLTDAADPIADLLETVGTVVVTAGGKGAWSHTKTDSPEVHTVHRPALPVTVVDSIGAGDAFVSGYLSATLDNLTPEARLDRATTSGAFCVTAYGDWESLPTRDDLTLLTHTQGTALR, via the coding sequence ATGACGGATCTGCTCACGCTCGGCGAGACGATGGTCTCGGTGCGGACCGCGCGTCCGATGCGCCTCGGTGGTGACGCGCACCTGTCGATCGCCGGCTCCGAGAGCAACGTGGCGATCGGGGTCGCGCGGCTCGGACACGACGTCACATGGTTGAGTGCCGTCGGCAACGACGAACCCGGCCGGCTGATCCAGCGCACTCTCCGGGCCGAGAACGTCGACCCCCGGATCCGGTTCGCCGACGACGCGTTCACCGGGTTCATCGCGTTCGACCAGCCGTCGCACGACATCACCCGGGTCAGCTACCACCGCCGCGGCTCGGCCGCTTCCACCCTCACACCCGAGGAAACGACGGCCGCCGTCACCGCGCTGACGCCGACCCTGCTCCACGTCACCGGCATCACCCCGGCCCTGTCCGACTCAGCCCGGGCCGCGACGCTGGCCGCCGTACGGACGGCCTCCACAGGAAGCACTCAGGTCTCGCTGGACGTGAACTACCGCGCCCGTCTCTGGCCTCGCGCCGAAGCAGCCGCCGCACTGCGCGAACTCCTCCCCCACGTCCACACCGTCTTCGCCTCCGACGACGAACTGGACCTGCTCACCGACGCCGCCGACCCGATCGCCGACTTGCTCGAGACCGTCGGCACCGTTGTCGTGACCGCCGGCGGAAAGGGCGCTTGGTCGCACACCAAGACTGATTCGCCCGAGGTGCACACCGTCCACCGCCCCGCGCTCCCGGTCACGGTCGTCGACAGCATCGGCGCCGGTGACGCGTTCGTCTCCGGCTACCTCTCCGCCACCCTCGACAACCTCACCCCGGAGGCCCGCCTCGACCGCGCCACCACCTCAGGCGCCTTCTGCGTCACGGCGTACGGCGACTGGGAATCCCTCCCCACCCGCGACGACCTGACCCTCCTCACCCACACCCAAGGCACCGCCCTCCGCTGA
- a CDS encoding bifunctional 4-hydroxy-2-oxoglutarate aldolase/2-dehydro-3-deoxy-phosphogluconate aldolase, producing the protein MDLLAELRSRKLLAIIRADGADTALACVQTLVEAGITALEISLTTPGGIEAIATARSQYDPHILIGAGTVVTAAQADEVAAAHADFTVTPAITRGAHRSVELGLPLLCGALTPTEVVAALDLGATAVKIFPAKVHGPGYLAELRAPLPDAPLIAVGGVDAVSAPKYLAAGALAVGVGSPLLGDAATGGSLSELSIRASRFRTELNI; encoded by the coding sequence ATGGATCTGCTTGCCGAACTGCGCAGCCGGAAACTGCTCGCGATCATCCGCGCCGATGGGGCGGACACCGCGCTCGCCTGCGTCCAGACTCTCGTCGAGGCGGGCATCACCGCGCTCGAGATCTCGCTCACCACGCCCGGCGGGATCGAGGCGATCGCCACGGCGCGCTCGCAGTACGACCCGCACATCCTGATCGGCGCCGGGACCGTCGTCACCGCGGCGCAGGCCGACGAGGTCGCCGCCGCGCACGCCGACTTCACGGTCACCCCGGCCATCACCCGCGGCGCGCACCGCTCGGTCGAGCTCGGCCTCCCGCTGCTGTGCGGCGCCCTCACTCCCACCGAGGTGGTCGCCGCCCTCGATCTGGGGGCGACAGCGGTGAAGATCTTCCCCGCCAAGGTGCACGGCCCCGGCTATCTGGCGGAGCTCCGAGCTCCGCTCCCCGACGCGCCGCTCATCGCCGTCGGCGGAGTCGACGCGGTGTCCGCCCCGAAGTACCTCGCCGCCGGTGCGCTCGCGGTCGGGGTCGGCTCGCCACTCCTCGGCGACGCCGCCACCGGCGGCTCCCTGTCCGAACTGTCCATCCGAGCCAGCCGCTTCCGCACCGAACTCAACATCTGA